Proteins encoded in a region of the Stieleria neptunia genome:
- a CDS encoding flavoprotein: protein MPDPVDSKRILLAVGGGIAAYKAAMLCSRLAQAGHRVQTAMTRSATEFLGPPTLAALSGRPVGLDSFHVNHPLGSHIELALDVDLMIVAPATANLIAKFSNGIADDLVSTLYLQNTAPVLVAPAMSDPMWNKPSVARNVAQLAADGCLLIGPDSGWLSCRVKGVGRMSDPEAIFRRAAEILAA from the coding sequence ATGCCGGACCCCGTTGATTCCAAGCGAATTCTGCTGGCCGTCGGTGGCGGGATCGCCGCCTATAAAGCCGCCATGCTGTGCAGCCGGCTGGCCCAAGCCGGCCACCGGGTACAGACGGCGATGACCCGTTCGGCGACCGAGTTTCTGGGGCCACCCACCTTGGCGGCCCTGTCCGGTCGGCCGGTCGGCCTGGACAGCTTTCACGTCAACCATCCGCTCGGGTCACACATCGAACTGGCCCTCGACGTGGACCTGATGATCGTGGCGCCGGCGACCGCCAATTTGATCGCAAAATTTTCCAACGGCATTGCCGACGATCTGGTCAGCACGCTGTACCTGCAAAACACCGCTCCGGTCCTGGTTGCGCCGGCGATGAGCGATCCGATGTGGAACAAACCGTCGGTCGCCCGCAACGTGGCCCAATTGGCTGCCGACGGCTGCCTGCTGATCGGCCCCGACTCGGGATGGCTATCGTGTCGCGTCAAAGGGGTCGGTCGGATGAGCGACCCCGAGGCGATTTTCCGGCGAGCGGCGGAAATCTTGGCCGCATAG
- a CDS encoding DNA-directed RNA polymerase subunit omega, with product MLEELKDEETVNKVGGRFKLSTLIQKRLVQLNQGSRALVNVDTHDKMSIVLQEIMQDKIVLNMENEVEQVQEMDLDATIAAAESPDLDAADL from the coding sequence ATGCTCGAAGAACTAAAAGACGAAGAGACCGTCAACAAGGTCGGCGGTCGATTCAAGTTGAGCACTTTGATTCAAAAGCGGCTCGTCCAGTTGAACCAGGGCAGCCGCGCGCTGGTCAACGTCGACACGCATGACAAAATGTCGATCGTGCTGCAGGAAATCATGCAGGACAAGATCGTACTGAACATGGAAAACGAAGTCGAGCAAGTCCAAGAGATGGACTTGGATGCGACGATCGCCGCCGCCGAGTCCCCCGACCTGGACGCCGCGGACCTGTAG